In the genome of Triticum urartu cultivar G1812 chromosome 5, Tu2.1, whole genome shotgun sequence, one region contains:
- the LOC125506809 gene encoding serine/arginine repetitive matrix protein 1-like produces MRAPYLPGGESARETKILVQNNYRRAGPPPKVSDNLPSKKKKNLGHSRPQIYIPIHPCPPPSRRRRRRPQPSHRRCRTRHPVTADSPPPRPLPPSPLTTQQQRWQHPTNPDHHCRRATQPATTLLECLPSPPLYFARFLPRAGFLPKTTEPVVLRMRWVSAMVLVCSSDEIVSAMLLVCSSDERRTGADLILLNPNEADSLNKSLLQKALRSEFITT; encoded by the exons ATGCGGGCACCTTATCTGCCG GGAGGGGAGAGCGCGCGAGAGACAAAAATTTTGGTCCAAAATAATTATAGACGCGCGGGCCCTCCACCCAAAGTCAGCGACAACCTCCcctccaaaaagaaaaaaaacctaGGTCACAGCCGCCCCCAAATCTACATCCCGATCCACCCGTGCCCTCCaccatcccgccgccgccgccgccgcccccaaccaTCCCACCGCCGCTGTCGCACCCGCCATCCCGTCACCGCGGATAGCCCTCCACCCCGACCACTGCCGCCGTCGCCCCTAACTACCCAACAACAGCGCTGGCAGCACCCCACTAACCCGGACCACCACTGTCGCCGAGCCACTCAACCGGCGACTACCCTCCTCGAATGCCTTCCCTCGCCACCACTCTACTTCGCGAGATTCCTCCCCCGAGCAGGCTTCCTCCCTAAG ACGACGGAGCCAGTAGTTCTTCGGATGAGATGGGTGAGTGCAATGGTGTTGGTGTGTTCTTCGGATGAGATTGTGTCTGCAATGTTGTTGGTGTGTTCTTCGGATGAGAGAAGAACAG GTGCTGATTTAATCCTTCTGAACCCCAATGAGGCTGATAGCCTAAATAAATCTTTGCTCCAG AAAGCTTTACGAAGTGAATTCATTACTACTTGA